A DNA window from Agarivorans sp. TSD2052 contains the following coding sequences:
- a CDS encoding polysaccharide lyase family 7 protein: MLTPTFSAVIGQIHGSKNEPLKIYYRKMPNHDKGSIFWNYKINPAQKNAMIFRTMSGVTSLSLKKMTLLKME; the protein is encoded by the coding sequence ATGCTAACCCCTACTTTTTCTGCGGTAATTGGGCAAATTCATGGCTCTAAAAATGAGCCCTTGAAGATCTACTATCGTAAAATGCCAAACCACGACAAAGGGTCTATTTTCTGGAACTATAAAATTAATCCTGCCCAAAAAAACGCTATGATATTTCGCACAATGTCTGGGGTGACTTCACTCTCACTCAAAAAGATGACTCTCCTAAAAATGGAGTAA
- a CDS encoding universal stress protein — MSYRHILVAIDLSPNSRKLIDKAILLADALHAKLSLIYVDETAYDAAFSGLIDLDLAAIEPLHPSLKEFANQLKALVSDTDYPIENQLVMHGDLSVSLDNTIKHIEADLIVCGHEHSFWHRLASKHHELVNNVSVDLLVIPLDK, encoded by the coding sequence ATGAGCTATCGTCATATTTTAGTCGCCATTGATTTATCGCCGAATAGCAGGAAATTAATCGACAAAGCTATTTTGTTAGCTGACGCCCTACACGCAAAATTGTCGCTGATTTATGTTGATGAGACAGCCTATGATGCCGCTTTTAGTGGATTGATTGATCTCGACCTTGCGGCAATAGAGCCCTTGCATCCGAGCCTTAAAGAATTTGCCAACCAACTCAAAGCCCTTGTCTCAGACACTGACTACCCAATCGAAAACCAGTTGGTTATGCACGGGGATTTGAGTGTAAGTTTAGATAACACCATTAAGCACATTGAGGCTGATTTGATCGTTTGTGGTCACGAGCATAGTTTTTGGCATCGCTTAGCTTCTAAACATCATGAGTTGGTGAATAACGTGTCGGTAGACTTACTGGTTATCCCTTTAGATAAATAA
- a CDS encoding MFS transporter has protein sequence MSIFRFPVLVWLGIGILIVSLGIRQSFGIFMIPISEHFQTGRELFSFTIALQNLLFGVFQPFVGMASDRWGAKRIIIVGAIAYALGLGLTSIATTPSILYLSLGALVGLGLSATSYVIILGAVAKVVPAEHASKAFGLTTAAGSFGMFAMIPGAQTLLQQFDWQTAMQVFAMLCAFIVAFVLFMKPDKPATPQIQVTAQQTLAEALKEAFSHQGYWLIHAGFFVCGFHVMFIATHLPSYLADKNLPVSSAAMALAYVGVFNIFGSYFWGMMGDKFNKRHVMSALYFFRALVIAGFVSLPITEYSAIAFGAAIGFCWLGTVPLTSGLVRQIFGARYLATLYGLVFFTHQVGSFLGAWVGGRIYDYYGSYEPIWWSTVILALCAALIHFPINDRPVARLQAAI, from the coding sequence ATGAGTATTTTTCGTTTTCCAGTATTGGTTTGGCTTGGCATTGGGATACTAATTGTCAGTTTAGGGATCCGGCAATCGTTTGGTATTTTTATGATACCCATCTCTGAACACTTTCAAACCGGGCGAGAGCTGTTTAGTTTCACCATTGCACTGCAAAACTTACTATTTGGTGTATTTCAGCCTTTTGTCGGTATGGCATCAGATAGATGGGGAGCCAAACGGATCATCATTGTTGGAGCTATTGCCTACGCACTAGGCTTAGGCTTAACCTCTATCGCGACCACGCCAAGTATATTGTATTTATCCTTAGGCGCTTTGGTGGGGCTTGGATTGAGTGCCACCAGTTATGTCATCATCCTGGGGGCGGTGGCCAAGGTTGTACCCGCCGAGCATGCCAGTAAAGCTTTTGGCTTAACTACGGCAGCAGGTTCCTTTGGTATGTTTGCTATGATACCTGGCGCGCAAACCTTATTGCAGCAGTTTGACTGGCAAACTGCCATGCAGGTATTTGCCATGTTATGTGCTTTTATCGTGGCTTTTGTATTGTTTATGAAACCTGATAAGCCAGCAACGCCGCAAATACAGGTGACTGCTCAACAAACCTTAGCCGAAGCCTTAAAAGAAGCTTTTTCTCATCAAGGTTACTGGTTAATTCATGCCGGTTTTTTTGTTTGCGGTTTTCATGTCATGTTTATAGCTACCCATTTGCCTAGCTACTTAGCGGATAAAAATTTGCCTGTGTCTAGTGCCGCGATGGCGCTGGCCTATGTGGGGGTTTTCAATATTTTTGGCTCGTATTTTTGGGGCATGATGGGCGATAAATTTAATAAGCGTCATGTGATGTCAGCCTTATACTTTTTCCGTGCGTTAGTGATTGCCGGATTTGTTAGTTTACCGATTACAGAATACTCGGCTATTGCTTTCGGTGCAGCCATTGGTTTTTGCTGGTTAGGCACGGTGCCGTTGACCTCGGGCTTGGTTCGTCAGATATTTGGGGCGCGTTACCTCGCTACCTTGTATGGTTTGGTTTTCTTTACCCATCAAGTGGGCAGCTTTTTAGGGGCTTGGGTTGGCGGCAGAATTTACGATTATTATGGCTCTTATGAGCCAATTTGGTGGTCTACGGTGATATTGGCTTTATGTGCGGCCTTGATTCACTTTCCTATAAATGACCGCCCTGTAGCCCGCCTACAAGCTGCCATATAA
- a CDS encoding SulP family inorganic anion transporter: MLGNRFDNINLKGDLFGGVTTAIISLPLALAFGVASGAGAEAGLWGAIMVGFFAALFGGSNTLISEPTGPMTVIMTAVLTSMMAKYPETGMAMSFTVVMMAGAFQVLLGTLKLGKYVTLMPYSVISGFMSGIGVILIILQLSPLLGHSAPAGGVVGTLSALPETLENIDFSELFLGLLTLAVLFYFPKKYRKYVPAQLVALVAVTLISVFLFDSESIRRIGEIPAGLPSLVLPHFNAEMFTTMVIDALVLGTLGCIDTLLTAVIGDSLTRKEHDSDKELRGQGLANMISGLFGALPGAGATMGTVTNIQVGARSPISGMVRALVLALVVLVAGGLTEPIPMAVLAGIAVYVGFNILDWSFIQRAHKVSIQGMAIMYGVMLLTVFVDLIAAVGLGVFISNIIIIEKLSREQARQVKAISDADENDVPLTDSERALLDQADGKVLFFYLSGPMIFSVSKAISRQHSSIADYQVMILDLTDVPMIDVTVGLALENAIKDAQDAHCEVLLLCPNTQTRQQLEKFNILELISDDNVYSFREQALQAALKHVATEIKPLSVS, encoded by the coding sequence GTGCTCGGAAATCGTTTTGACAATATTAATCTCAAAGGTGATCTCTTTGGCGGTGTAACCACTGCTATTATCTCTTTACCCTTAGCTCTCGCCTTTGGTGTTGCCTCTGGTGCGGGTGCTGAGGCAGGCCTTTGGGGCGCGATAATGGTGGGCTTTTTTGCTGCCTTGTTCGGCGGTTCAAACACCCTTATCTCTGAACCCACCGGCCCAATGACCGTTATCATGACAGCGGTACTAACCAGTATGATGGCTAAGTATCCAGAAACGGGTATGGCGATGTCATTTACGGTGGTAATGATGGCAGGGGCTTTTCAAGTACTATTGGGCACCCTAAAACTGGGCAAATACGTCACTTTAATGCCTTATAGCGTAATTTCAGGTTTCATGTCTGGAATTGGCGTGATCTTAATCATTTTGCAATTGTCTCCCCTACTCGGTCACTCAGCACCCGCTGGTGGAGTAGTAGGCACACTGTCAGCGCTACCAGAAACCTTAGAAAACATCGATTTTAGTGAGCTATTTTTAGGCTTACTGACCTTAGCAGTATTGTTTTATTTCCCTAAAAAATATAGAAAATACGTGCCTGCACAACTGGTAGCATTAGTGGCCGTTACCCTGATATCGGTATTTTTATTTGATAGCGAAAGTATTCGCCGTATCGGTGAAATTCCGGCTGGTTTGCCTTCATTAGTGCTACCTCATTTTAATGCTGAGATGTTTACCACCATGGTGATTGATGCCTTAGTATTAGGTACTTTAGGCTGTATAGATACCCTGCTTACCGCCGTTATTGGAGATTCCTTAACCCGAAAAGAGCACGATTCAGATAAAGAGCTACGCGGCCAAGGCTTAGCCAACATGATTTCTGGTCTATTCGGTGCGTTACCTGGAGCGGGTGCTACCATGGGCACCGTCACCAATATTCAGGTGGGTGCGCGCTCCCCCATTTCGGGCATGGTGCGTGCATTGGTACTGGCGTTAGTGGTACTGGTGGCGGGTGGGCTTACCGAACCTATCCCTATGGCAGTATTAGCCGGCATCGCTGTTTACGTGGGTTTCAACATTCTAGATTGGAGCTTTATTCAACGCGCTCACAAAGTCAGCATCCAAGGCATGGCCATCATGTATGGGGTGATGTTACTGACCGTTTTTGTTGACCTCATTGCCGCTGTTGGACTAGGTGTATTTATTTCTAATATCATCATCATTGAGAAGCTAAGCAGAGAGCAAGCCCGCCAAGTGAAGGCGATCAGTGATGCAGATGAAAATGATGTTCCTCTCACCGACAGTGAGCGGGCACTGTTAGATCAAGCTGACGGTAAGGTGTTGTTTTTCTACTTGTCTGGGCCAATGATCTTTAGTGTATCAAAAGCGATATCGCGCCAACACTCTAGCATTGCTGATTACCAAGTAATGATCTTAGATTTAACCGACGTGCCAATGATCGATGTCACCGTAGGCTTGGCGCTAGAAAATGCGATTAAAGATGCCCAAGATGCTCATTGTGAAGTTTTACTGCTGTGTCCAAACACCCAAACACGCCAACAATTAGAAAAATTTAATATCTTGGAATTAATCTCAGACGACAATGTTTACTCGTTTAGAGAGCAAGCTTTGCAAGCCGCTCTTAAACATGTAGCGACTGAAATCAAGCCATTGAGTGTGAGTTAG
- a CDS encoding ferredoxin reductase family protein translates to MRKFKITAALLIAVITGMWFHAEAHLLPYDNFFQWRAAFVQYSGMIAVTLMSLTMLLALRLPLIEQFTHGLDKSYRLHKWTGIAAVSTGAVHWLIAIVPKYLVGAGLLERPIKGGGPNNPDSFYALIKPLRGLAEQLGELAFYTLVVLSIVAVVGLIRYKGFKLSHKLMSVAFLVIAFHSAILIKHSYWPYPITYFCLTLIAAGSLAAVYSLLGRIGKSKHYLAKVASFNFSAQNKVVDLQLNVPRWRGHHSGQFAFVQFPGEEPHPFTIASAYSESGNMRFMIKELGDFTSTLKNTLSIGQAVKVEGPYGCFNFSDPDPQLWLAGGIGIAAFKAILEERQSSMNNVKTDLYYCTDTPDELLIDELQQQAVNANVTLTIVDKQEPLLCVETLQQQINYLLTRKIWFCGPVQFSAAIKRDLSKQGYNLAHYHEELFEMR, encoded by the coding sequence ATGAGAAAATTTAAGATAACTGCAGCGCTGCTTATAGCAGTAATTACAGGCATGTGGTTTCACGCAGAGGCCCATTTATTGCCTTACGATAACTTCTTCCAATGGCGTGCCGCTTTTGTCCAGTATAGCGGGATGATTGCGGTTACTTTAATGAGCCTTACCATGCTGCTGGCCTTACGTTTGCCGTTAATTGAACAATTTACCCACGGCTTAGATAAATCCTACCGCTTACACAAATGGACCGGTATCGCAGCTGTATCAACTGGTGCCGTTCACTGGCTCATCGCCATTGTGCCTAAGTACTTAGTGGGGGCTGGCCTACTAGAGCGCCCCATTAAGGGTGGCGGCCCCAATAACCCTGATTCCTTTTATGCCCTCATTAAACCACTACGAGGTTTAGCCGAGCAGCTAGGGGAATTGGCCTTTTACACCTTGGTGGTTTTATCTATTGTCGCTGTTGTCGGCCTTATTCGCTATAAAGGCTTTAAGCTCTCTCATAAGCTCATGTCAGTTGCGTTTTTAGTGATCGCTTTCCACTCGGCAATACTGATTAAACACAGTTATTGGCCCTACCCGATTACCTACTTTTGTTTAACGCTGATAGCCGCCGGCAGCCTTGCCGCAGTTTACAGCTTATTGGGGCGTATTGGTAAATCCAAACACTACCTTGCTAAGGTCGCCAGTTTTAACTTTTCGGCGCAAAATAAAGTCGTAGATCTACAGCTTAATGTGCCTCGTTGGCGTGGTCATCACAGTGGTCAATTTGCTTTTGTGCAATTCCCTGGTGAAGAACCTCATCCATTTACTATTGCGTCAGCCTATTCAGAAAGTGGCAATATGCGCTTTATGATTAAAGAGTTGGGTGACTTTACCTCAACCCTAAAAAATACGCTTAGCATCGGCCAAGCGGTAAAAGTTGAAGGGCCTTACGGCTGTTTTAATTTTAGCGACCCTGATCCACAACTATGGTTAGCCGGAGGAATTGGCATTGCCGCCTTTAAGGCCATCTTGGAGGAGCGTCAATCCTCAATGAATAATGTTAAAACTGACTTGTATTACTGCACCGATACGCCAGATGAACTGCTTATTGACGAGCTTCAGCAGCAAGCTGTTAACGCCAATGTTACGCTTACCATTGTCGATAAACAGGAACCTTTATTGTGCGTTGAAACATTGCAGCAACAGATCAATTATTTACTCACACGCAAAATATGGTTCTGTGGGCCGGTTCAGTTCTCTGCCGCAATCAAGCGAGATTTGAGCAAACAAGGTTACAACTTAGCACACTACCATGAAGAGCTATTTGAAATGCGCTAA
- a CDS encoding permease, translating into MLFINSEMVMQALNMFAFLALELSVLFLAISYLVGVLQHYISPEKIQRILSGKNGSGYLVAGFLGAITPFCSCSTIPFLKGLLRAKAGFGTMMVFLFASPLLNPIIIGLFAVTFGLTVSVFYFVIAMGVSVVAGYSLEKLGFEKYVKAEAYLSPEKSCAGSTCGANTITTPSKWQLIWNSTWGDFKKVLPYLLGGIAVGSLIYGFMPSEFVAKFANDDNPLAIPVAAVIGIPLYLRAEAVIPLSAALAAKGMSLGAVMALIIGSAGASLTEVILLKSIFKNPMIVAFLMVILSMAISAGFLYNVIF; encoded by the coding sequence ATGTTATTTATAAATAGCGAAATGGTTATGCAAGCACTAAACATGTTTGCTTTCTTGGCACTAGAGCTAAGCGTGTTGTTTTTAGCAATTAGTTACTTAGTGGGAGTACTGCAGCACTACATCTCTCCAGAAAAAATCCAACGCATACTGAGTGGAAAAAATGGCAGTGGTTATTTGGTGGCTGGTTTTCTGGGGGCGATTACACCATTTTGTTCGTGCTCTACCATTCCTTTTTTAAAAGGCTTACTTAGAGCGAAGGCGGGCTTTGGCACCATGATGGTGTTTTTGTTTGCCAGCCCCTTACTAAACCCCATCATTATTGGTTTGTTTGCGGTAACGTTCGGCCTAACGGTGAGCGTGTTCTATTTTGTCATCGCGATGGGTGTTTCAGTGGTTGCCGGATACAGTTTAGAGAAACTAGGTTTCGAAAAATATGTCAAAGCCGAGGCTTATCTTAGCCCAGAAAAAAGCTGTGCAGGCTCGACGTGTGGCGCTAATACCATAACGACACCAAGCAAGTGGCAACTTATTTGGAATAGTACGTGGGGCGATTTTAAGAAAGTATTACCTTACCTGCTTGGTGGTATTGCAGTGGGCTCTCTTATTTATGGTTTTATGCCAAGCGAGTTCGTCGCTAAATTTGCCAATGATGATAATCCTTTGGCAATACCTGTGGCGGCGGTGATTGGTATCCCCTTGTATCTTCGTGCTGAAGCGGTGATTCCTTTAAGCGCAGCATTAGCGGCAAAAGGCATGAGTTTAGGCGCGGTGATGGCTCTGATTATTGGTAGTGCTGGCGCCAGCTTAACCGAAGTTATTTTACTCAAATCTATTTTTAAAAACCCAATGATTGTGGCTTTTTTGATGGTGATTTTGAGTATGGCAATAAGCGCTGGTTTCCTCTACAACGTTATCTTCTAA
- a CDS encoding ArsR/SmtB family transcription factor has translation MNTDTIAKALKELGHPTRLNVFRRVVKAGHAGIAVGGLQEQLSIPGSTLSHHIAGLVSAGLLSQRREGRTLFCIAEFDKLQTVISFLQDECCADEQLEQG, from the coding sequence ATGAATACCGACACAATTGCTAAAGCCCTTAAGGAATTAGGTCACCCTACTCGTTTAAATGTTTTTCGACGAGTGGTTAAAGCTGGCCATGCAGGTATCGCAGTGGGTGGCCTGCAAGAGCAGTTATCGATACCTGGCTCTACTTTATCTCACCATATAGCCGGTTTAGTGTCTGCAGGCTTATTATCGCAAAGGCGCGAGGGCCGAACCTTATTTTGCATAGCCGAGTTCGATAAGTTACAAACAGTGATTAGCTTTTTACAAGATGAATGCTGTGCCGACGAACAACTAGAGCAAGGGTAA
- a CDS encoding porin family protein, protein MLFFPIISRKSRFISFLLVATFLLFSTQPKASTATTIPWAAAFIDYQQATDDMLGITIAVNHYDKNYSRWGYYLGYAKSKQQSLPLDAPAQGQRDLTMLRIGLSYSLSNDISVYGGGALLEDTQQYTDGITLFCTDCEAEWHTDTDKRWGGEIGLRYAPTKHLIFGIGYNSAIEGGVFSLGYRG, encoded by the coding sequence GTGTTGTTTTTTCCAATCATTAGTCGTAAATCTAGGTTCATTTCTTTTTTATTAGTCGCTACGTTTTTATTGTTTAGCACTCAACCTAAAGCCAGCACGGCTACAACCATCCCTTGGGCGGCCGCCTTTATCGATTATCAGCAAGCCACTGATGATATGTTGGGGATTACCATTGCGGTAAACCACTATGATAAAAACTACTCTCGCTGGGGCTACTATCTGGGTTATGCAAAATCTAAACAACAAAGCCTGCCATTAGACGCCCCCGCACAAGGTCAGCGTGATTTAACCATGCTACGGATTGGACTTAGTTACAGTTTATCTAATGATATTAGTGTTTACGGTGGTGGGGCCTTGCTTGAAGACACGCAACAATACACCGATGGCATTACGCTATTTTGCACCGACTGTGAAGCCGAGTGGCATACTGATACAGACAAAAGGTGGGGCGGTGAAATCGGTTTACGTTATGCGCCGACCAAGCATCTTATATTTGGCATCGGTTATAACTCGGCGATAGAGGGCGGGGTATTTAGTCTCGGATATCGCGGCTAA
- a CDS encoding DUF2333 family protein produces MFQLTGRKVVIFALIFLIINYIVAVIWSSEPERIDIKLYSQEQAVADGQEMVTGYATTTALAFVAQTLLDKPGGYLSNDKMPPSVFMDNMPSWELGALNQVRDLSLVMRKDFSRSQAQSVEHAQLKIAQPKFNIDHTSWQLPSAEGEYQEAIKALLEYRRQLADPTDPNAQFYARADNLVTWLNEVQSRLGGMSQKLSASVGRERLNTSLVGEEGAEQSTFTPSETMVKTSWWKIDDVFYEARGEAWALLHFFQAVEVDFKGVLEKKNATIAVRQIVRELEATQEPIWSPMILNGTGFGLVANHSLVMANYISRANAAIINLNNLLTNG; encoded by the coding sequence ATGTTCCAATTAACGGGCCGTAAAGTAGTTATTTTTGCCTTAATATTTTTAATCATTAATTACATTGTTGCCGTTATCTGGAGCTCCGAACCTGAGCGCATCGACATCAAGCTATACTCGCAAGAACAGGCGGTAGCTGATGGGCAAGAGATGGTGACAGGCTATGCGACGACTACCGCTTTGGCTTTTGTGGCTCAAACCCTATTAGATAAACCAGGCGGTTATCTCAGTAATGACAAAATGCCGCCCAGTGTATTCATGGACAACATGCCTAGCTGGGAACTAGGCGCGTTAAACCAGGTACGTGATTTATCGCTGGTTATGCGTAAAGACTTTAGTCGCTCTCAAGCTCAATCAGTTGAGCATGCTCAGCTAAAAATAGCCCAACCCAAGTTTAACATTGACCACACTAGTTGGCAGTTACCCAGCGCAGAGGGCGAATACCAAGAAGCGATCAAGGCCCTATTAGAGTATCGCCGCCAACTCGCTGACCCTACCGATCCCAATGCTCAATTTTATGCCAGGGCCGATAACTTAGTGACTTGGTTAAACGAGGTGCAATCTCGGCTTGGCGGTATGTCTCAAAAGCTATCCGCATCCGTAGGCCGTGAGCGACTAAATACCAGCTTAGTTGGTGAGGAAGGCGCTGAGCAGTCGACATTTACGCCTTCAGAAACCATGGTAAAAACTTCTTGGTGGAAGATTGACGATGTATTTTATGAAGCTCGTGGCGAGGCTTGGGCGCTATTGCACTTCTTCCAAGCGGTTGAAGTAGATTTTAAAGGGGTGTTAGAGAAGAAAAACGCCACCATTGCGGTTCGCCAAATTGTCCGTGAATTAGAGGCTACCCAAGAACCGATTTGGAGTCCGATGATTTTGAATGGTACAGGCTTTGGTTTAGTTGCAAACCATTCTTTGGTGATGGCTAACTATATATCTAGAGCTAATGCCGCCATCATTAACTTAAATAACTTGCTTACCAATGGTTAG
- a CDS encoding DUF1244 domain-containing protein, translated as MDKQQAIEAATFRRLLEHLDQHKEVQNIELMNLADFCRNCLAKWMVSAAEEQGETLSYEQAREKVYGMPYSQWKEHHQLPATDEQMAIFKAKEAAKSK; from the coding sequence ATGGACAAGCAACAAGCAATTGAAGCGGCCACTTTCAGGCGCTTACTAGAACACCTAGACCAACACAAAGAAGTGCAAAATATTGAACTGATGAATTTGGCTGATTTCTGCCGTAATTGTTTAGCTAAATGGATGGTAAGCGCTGCCGAAGAGCAGGGTGAAACATTAAGCTATGAACAAGCTCGCGAAAAAGTCTACGGAATGCCCTACTCACAATGGAAAGAGCATCACCAATTGCCCGCTACCGACGAGCAAATGGCCATATTCAAAGCAAAAGAAGCCGCTAAATCCAAATAA
- a CDS encoding DUF2982 domain-containing protein has translation MPKSIWIKSKAGNNAKTLVLAGSLLALLAVSTLYVPAVLVSIVASMLFFLAYLGIRVGVEKLLQPVYSVVLCYDHLQFHHRYGGWCLPWDKLQRIDIPRLHDGLNWHDMNYVGLRLNDPDYLLDSLSPRLSAHLLTEQRAALLASLRRSCQHCQDSHVSDHLIEDDYFKSASGKIYTGLTGMFANRMKKLRELTGYDLLIDQTILDREAEDFVALVRNYKNSAISHH, from the coding sequence ATGCCAAAATCAATATGGATTAAAAGCAAGGCTGGCAACAACGCCAAAACCCTGGTGTTGGCAGGTTCATTGCTCGCGTTGCTGGCTGTTAGCACACTTTATGTGCCTGCGGTGTTGGTATCGATTGTTGCTTCAATGCTGTTTTTTCTCGCTTATTTGGGGATCCGAGTAGGCGTAGAAAAACTGTTACAACCGGTTTACTCAGTGGTGCTTTGTTATGACCATTTGCAGTTTCACCATCGTTATGGCGGCTGGTGTTTGCCTTGGGACAAACTTCAAAGGATCGATATACCGCGCTTACATGACGGTTTAAATTGGCATGATATGAACTACGTAGGATTGCGCTTAAACGATCCTGATTACCTACTGGACAGTTTATCACCTCGCCTATCAGCCCATTTACTCACCGAGCAACGTGCAGCCTTACTGGCATCACTAAGACGCAGTTGCCAACATTGCCAAGATAGTCATGTGAGTGACCATTTGATTGAAGACGACTATTTTAAGTCTGCCAGTGGCAAAATTTATACCGGGCTTACCGGCATGTTTGCCAATCGCATGAAAAAACTACGTGAGTTAACCGGCTACGATTTATTAATTGACCAAACCATTTTAGATAGAGAAGCAGAAGATTTTGTGGCTCTGGTACGCAACTACAAAAATAGTGCGATAAGTCATCATTAG
- the lpxM gene encoding lauroyl-Kdo(2)-lipid IV(A) myristoyltransferase (LpxM is lauroyl-Kdo(2)-lipid IV(A) myristoyltransferase, an enzyme characterized in Escherichia coli and involved in biosynthesis of the form of lipid A found in that species and some closely related species.) — MSKFESQAFSIPFSKAWLAPKYWGSWLLGGLIILFAFVPVKIRDRIAVAIANKIFNLKALKKRRAIADTNLELCFPEMSAYQREQVMLKNMQIFAQLILGAGEMTVRSKRYLQDRIVVDGEDNINKLLDNNERFIILLPHTYPVDFLGTYFCTRGHDMCTMFKKTGDPIVDWAMAKQRTRFGGVIFERDAGIKTLIKAVRAGFGCIYLPDEDFGPEASLMTPLFATQKATLPVLGKMTKLSGAKVVPIYAGYDSESHKVKLYIHPPMQDFPSNDVANDTLRMNQEVEKLILRSPEQYMWTLKLLRTVEGSDKPRY; from the coding sequence ATGTCTAAGTTTGAGTCTCAAGCATTTTCTATTCCTTTCTCAAAGGCTTGGTTAGCCCCTAAATACTGGGGCTCTTGGCTACTCGGCGGTCTAATTATTTTGTTTGCGTTTGTTCCGGTTAAAATTCGCGATCGGATCGCAGTAGCTATTGCTAATAAAATCTTTAACTTAAAGGCCCTAAAAAAGCGCCGGGCTATTGCAGATACTAATTTAGAGTTATGCTTTCCAGAGATGAGCGCCTACCAGCGTGAGCAGGTCATGCTGAAAAACATGCAGATTTTTGCTCAGCTTATTTTGGGGGCGGGCGAAATGACCGTTCGTTCTAAACGCTACTTGCAAGACAGAATAGTGGTTGACGGTGAAGACAATATTAACAAGCTGCTAGATAACAACGAACGCTTTATTATTTTGTTGCCACATACCTACCCAGTGGACTTTTTGGGCACTTACTTTTGTACTCGTGGCCATGATATGTGCACCATGTTCAAGAAAACCGGTGACCCGATTGTTGATTGGGCGATGGCGAAACAACGCACCCGATTTGGTGGCGTTATTTTTGAGCGAGATGCGGGTATTAAAACCTTGATTAAGGCTGTACGAGCGGGTTTTGGCTGTATCTACCTACCAGATGAAGACTTTGGCCCTGAAGCCAGCCTAATGACACCATTGTTTGCTACTCAAAAAGCCACCTTGCCCGTGCTAGGGAAGATGACTAAGTTGAGTGGTGCTAAGGTGGTGCCTATCTATGCTGGGTATGACAGCGAGTCACATAAAGTTAAATTGTATATTCACCCACCAATGCAAGACTTCCCAAGCAACGACGTTGCTAACGATACCTTGCGTATGAATCAAGAAGTAGAGAAACTCATTTTGCGCTCACCAGAACAATATATGTGGACATTGAAATTGCTGCGCACTGTTGAAGGTAGTGATAAACCTAGGTATTAG
- a CDS encoding antibiotic biosynthesis monooxygenase family protein, protein MYVVLFRWKLNEEHLQSFKEGWSEIIHFNIDKCGALGSRLHKASDGTWISYSQWPSREHWISSKEFEPQVQDARSKMRKAILWQDEPLLMAPQLDHFVSSNLDATHSIL, encoded by the coding sequence ATGTACGTAGTGTTATTTCGTTGGAAATTAAATGAAGAACATCTTCAGTCTTTTAAAGAGGGATGGTCGGAAATCATTCACTTTAATATCGATAAATGCGGGGCTTTAGGTTCGCGCTTACACAAAGCGTCTGATGGTACTTGGATATCATATTCGCAATGGCCAAGCCGTGAGCATTGGATTAGCTCTAAAGAGTTTGAACCACAGGTGCAAGATGCGCGATCAAAAATGCGTAAAGCGATTCTATGGCAAGATGAACCACTACTAATGGCACCGCAGTTAGACCATTTTGTTTCGTCTAACCTTGATGCAACCCATTCAATATTATGA